Below is a genomic region from Isosphaeraceae bacterium EP7.
CGGTCGATCAGGCCGACGCAGGCGCGGGGGGCGTTCACGACGGTCGAGCAGGGCGAGAGCCTGGCCGACGTCGCGGAGCGGGTCTATGGGGACGAATCGGCGAAGGAACGCCTCTGGGCGGTCAATCGCGACGAGCTCCCGAGGCGAGACTCCCCGCTCAAGGCCGGGACCTTGTTGCGGACACCTTGAATGGGGAGTTCAGCGCCGGGAAGCGCGTCGCGATAGGCAGGATTCGTTCGCCGGTGTGTCAGATCGTCCGGCGACGGAAGCGGCCGAGGCAAGCCAGCGTGGCGATCGCCGCGCCGCTGAGCATCAGGCTCGACGGCTCGGGCACCGGAGCCGACAGGATAATCCGCCTGTTCGAGCTGTATCCCACCACTTGCCCGTTGAAGAGCACGTTCAGGACATCGGTGCCGGCATTGGCCAGGACGGTCCCGGCCGACGGCGGAAGGCCATCGAGTGTCGCCGAGAAGGAGAATGGCACGGCCGGGTCGGTGTAGAGCATCGCACCGGCCGCGGGGCCGCTGGTAATCGCGAGCCCGAAGCTGGCGCCGCCGAAGATAAGGTTGCCCGAGACGAAGCTGGACGCCTGGCCGGTCGCGAAGCCCGGGTCATTCGGATCTTGCACGACGTCCGTGATGCTCCCGCCGAAATCCGAGGGGGTGAGCGGCGGGATGCTGCCGAAGGTGTAACCCCCGATATTCGGGTTAAACCCGGTGAAAAGCCCCGACGCCGTGCTGATGGTGATCGTGTTGCCGACCTGAGTGTCGCGATTGAGCATGATCCCGCCGACGCCGCTGATCTCGAAGGTGACGTCCGAACCGGTCGGATTGAATGCCGAGTTGGCCAGCAGCGTGATGTCCTGGATCGCGGTGCCCGCGAGGAACGTCGAGCCGGCAACGATCGGCTCGGCCTGCGCCGACTGGACGGCCAGGACTGCGGCACTCAGCAGGGCCAGCTTGAGCGGGAGACGAGGCATGAAGAGGACTCCGTGCGAGGGGATGCAAGAGTACGGATAGACCGATGTGAAGAAATATGTTCGTCGATCATCGATCTTCACGTTGGCGGGAGGGAGTAGTCTTGGCGGCAAGCATGGCTCCTTGCAAGGGGCTAGGCCTCCAAATTGGCCGATCGGCTCGCCGCGCGAATCCTCGGAGAACGGCCCCTCCCGCCCGGGAGGTCCGTTGCGGGGGCCTGCCGGTCCTTTTATCATCCGCCTGGGCGCCGAACGGCGTGGGTCATGTGGCTACGTCATCGCCCTGGCGGGGTTTTCGGAGGAGCGATCGATGGGTTCATCCCGCGTGTTTCGATCGGTCGGGGCCTGCGCCAGGCTTCTGGTCGCGGGCCTGGCCGCTTTGATCTCGGTCCCCGCCGCGTGCCTGGCGGAGCAATTCGTTCTGTTCGACGTCACGTTCGCCTATTCGAAGGACGACGCGGAGACGTCCAAGCCAAATAAATCGCATTATTATGTGAAGGGAAAAGACATCAATCCGGACAGGCCGAAGGACTGGACGGCGCCGGTGGATTATCGCAACGGCACGGTGCACCTCCGCGCCGAGGTCCTGGAGAAGCCCGCCGGGGGCGAGCCGACGACCTGGACGATCTGCTACATCCCCAACAAAGGCAAGGGGAACGGCTACGGCTGCACCGGGACCGGGCTGTACACCGAGGCGGGCGTCTATGAGAAGGACATCTCGATGACCTCGTTCTGGGAGAACGACTCGATCGTCTGGACCGAGGGGATCAAGCAGATGGACCTGATCATCAAGGACAACAGCGGGGGCCGGGGTCACGCCCACAAGCGGGCGGACGCGGAGAAGTTCTTCCCGACAAGGATGAGGATCACGGCGGTGCAGGTTTCCGCCGGCTCGAAGTACGACCCGAGCCTGGTGCCCAACCTGCCCAAGGACGAGAAGAAGCCCGAGTCCGGCAAGCCGAAGGCCGCCGCGATCGGGCCGAAGGACACGGCCGGTTCCAAGGCCGAGTCTTGCTGCGCCTGCGAGTGACACGGAGACGCCTTCGGGGAAGCCTGTCGAGCCCGAAAGGGGTTGGCATGCTTGACAGGGCCGAGGGGTGGGCCGTCTAATCGAAGGACATCCCCTCGGTTTCATCGGACGGATGCATTTCGAGGCCTAGCCCCGTTGAACTGGCGCCTTCGTGTCACCAGCATGGTCCTGCCGGCACTGGCCGGATTGATCGCCTTGTTCGCCCCCGAGGGGCGGGCAAACGCGATGGGATGCCATGCGCCCGATCGGCCGATCTTCGGGCTCTCGTCCGGCTGGGAGCGGGTGGACTCGAACGGGGTCGGCGAAGGGATCGTCGCGGTCGGCTCCCATCAGGTGCGGCCGACACCCTGCGATCGCGGTGTCCCCGGCGAGCCGTCGAGGCGCATTCCGACGACTCCGGTGATCACCTTGAATGAGGGCTGGATCGAGGTCGAGGCCGGTCCGGCCTCGCTCGATTCGAGGCGGCCCGTGGAGTCAGATCGAGTCGGAGCCCCTCCAGCCGCGTCCACGCCCGATCGGCCTCCGCGCTGAAGGCCCTTCGTCGGCGAGAGTGCCGATGCCGGTCTCGCGCGTCTCCGATTGCCCGTTCGCCGTCCCGGTGGGTCCGTCCATGATCGAATTTGCCTTGAGGAAGGCCCCGCGCCGCGTTGCGCGTGGGGTGTCGGTGCTGCTCGCTTCGCTGGCCCTCGCCTGCGGCCCGGCGGTTCCCGCGCGGCCGATCGTCTCGCCCCCCAAGGGCTGGACCCCGATCGGGGCGAAATCGAAGCCGCTCATCGCTCCCGGGCGGATGATCGCGGGATGGGACGGGCCCGGCGGTAGCTCGCTCTGCGTCTATTCGACGCTGCCGATTGCCCGTCCTGACCCCGAAGCGCTGGTGGTTGAACTGGCGACGCGGCTGACCAACATGCCGGGCCTGACGGTGTCCCGTCGCGAGGTGGTCAAGCTCGGCTCGACCTCGGCCGCGATGGTCGAGGTGACCGCGCCCGGCGACGGTCGGTCGCTGGCGCCGACGGGGCTGGGAAAGCCCAAATTTGGCGACGACCGTCCGCAGCGGCCCACCCGCCAGCGGACTTATACGATCCCGGCGCCCGGGCAGACGATCGTGCTCGCCTGGCACTCGCCGGCGGAGCTCGCCGCGTCTATCGAGCCCGATCTGGCGGCGACGCTGGCGACCCTGCGACTGCCATCTTCTACCGCGACGACATCCTCGTCCTCATCCACTTCTTATTGAATCAATGATCTTCGGGACGGTCGGAGCGCCGATCGCCCGAGGCTTCCGGGGCACCGACGATGGCAACAACCACCACGCAGCCGGCCGCCCGCGACCGGAGGGGCCGGGCCTATATCCCGGCGGTCGGGCCGAGACAACGCCCCTGGCTCTGGATGGTCCTGGGGGGCTTCGCGCTCCTCGGCGCCAACGGGGTCTACCTGGCGAGCGTCACGGCGATGACCTGGCTGAAGGGGGCGACCCAGGCCACGTCCTTCTACATGCTGATGGTCGGCCTGCACATCGCGCTGGGCCTGGCCCTGATCGTGCCGTTCGTGGTCTTCGGGCTCGTGCACCTCGCGACGTCGTGGAAGCGGCCCAACAAGGCGGCGGTCGTCTATGGCCTGATCCTGCTGGCCGCGTCGATCGGCATCCTCATCTCGGGGATCGTGCTCGTACGCATCGGCTGGTTCGAGGTGCGCAACCCCGCCGTGCGCGAGGCCGGCTACTGGCTCCACGTCGGTCTCCCCTTGCTGGCGATCGCCCTGTACGTGAAGCACCGGCTGGCCGGCCCGATGATCCGCTGGTACTGGGCGCGGCGGCTGGGCCTGGCCGTCGGGCTGGGCGTGGCGGCGATGGCGTTCCTGCATACGTCGGACCCCAACGTCCTGACGGCCAGGCAGAACAAGGAAGGGAAGAAATACTTCAGGCCGTCGAGCGCCATCACGTCCAACGGGCAATACATCCCCGCGCAGGCGTTGATGATGGACCAGTACTGCCTGAAGTGCCACAAGGACGCCTATGACAGTTGGTTCCACTCGTCGCATCACTTCAGCTCATTCAATAACAAGGCCTACATGGCCAGCGTGCGCGAGACGCGGCAGGTCTCGCTGGAACGCGACGGCAACACGCGAGCGGCTCGCTGGTGCGCGGGATGCCATGACCCGGTGCCGTTCTTCTCGGGAGAGTTCGACGACCCGAATTACGACGACGTGAACACTCCGTCCAGCCAGGCGGGGATTACCTGCACGGCTTGCCACTCGATCACCCACGTGGCGAGCACGCGCGGGAACGCCGACTACCGGATCGAGGAGCCGACGCACTACCCGTTCGCGTACAGCGAGAATCCGGTGCTCCAGTGGATCAACAACACGCTGGTGAAGGCCAAGCCCGAGCTGCACAAGAAGACGTTCTTGAAGCCGGTGATCAAGGACTCGAAGTTCTGCTCAACGTGCCACAAGGTGTCGCTGCCCTACGAGCTGAACAAGTACAAGGACTTCCTCCGCGGGCAGAACCACTGGGACACGTTCGCACTCTCGGGCGCGTCCGGAGGCGGGGCCCGGAGCTTCTACTATCCGCCGGTGGCGAAGGGGAAGTGCATCGACTGCCACATGAACCTGACCTCCTCGGATGACTTCGGGGCGAAGGACTTCGCCGGGACCGGCGATCGGTCGATCCACAACCACCTGTTCCTGGGCGCGAACACCGGGCTGGCCGCGCTGCGGGGGCGGGCCGACGTGGCCGAGGCCCACGCGAAATACCTGAAGGACGCGAAGGTCCGCATCGACCTGTTCGCGTTGCGAGAGGGGGGCGGCGTCGAGGGCGAGATGCTCGGCCCGTTGCGGCCGAAGACGCCGACCCTGGTGCCGGGCAAGTCATACCTCGTCGAGACCGTCGTGCGGACCGTGGCCCTGGGGCACCCGTTCAGTCAGGGGACCGTGGACTCCAACGAGATCTGGGTCGAACTGATCGCCAGGGCCGACGGCAAGGTCATCGGCCGATCGGGCGGGATCGACGACCGCGGCCAGGTCGACCCCTACTCGCACTTCATCAACGTCTACATGCTCGATCGCAACGGCAAGCGGATCGACCGGCGGAACCCGCAGGACATCTTCGTGCCGCTGTACAACAAGCAGATCCCGCCGGGAGCCGGCCAGGTGGTGCACTTCGGCCTGACCGTGCCCGAAGGGACGAGCGGGCCGATCACCCTGGAGGCGAAGGTCAACTACCGGAAGTTCGACCGGACCTATCTCACCTACCTCTTCGGCAACGAGAAGTTCCCCGAGCTGCCCGTGGTGGTGATGGCCTCCGACTCCGTCGCCCTTGCGGTGCAGGGGGGGCCCGCGGCCGAGAACAAGCCTTCACCGATCAAGGAAGGCTGGCAGCGATGGAACGATTACGGCATCGGCCTGCTGCTGGAAGGGCCCGACAAGGGGGGCTCGAAGGGCGAATTGCTCCAGGCCGAGCGTGCGTTCAAGGAGGTCGTCGAGCTGGGCAAGGCCGACGGCTGGGTGAACCTGGCCCGCGTCTATCAGAAGGAAGGCCGCATCCCCGACGCCCGCGAGGCCCTGGCCAAGGCCGCCGCCCACAAGGAACCCGCGCCCCCCTGGGTCGTCGCCTGGCTGACGGGCCAGATCAACGAACGCAACGGATACCTCGACGAGGCGATCGCCAATTTCGAGAGCGTGCTGGCCACCCGAGTGCCGGCCCGGAAGCTCGATTTCAGCGGCGACTACGAGGTGATCAACTCGCTGGCGACGGCGCTCTATAGCCGATCGCAGCAAGAAAAAACGGGCAGCCCCGAGGCCGCGGCGTTCCTGGCCCGTTCGATCGAGCAGTCTCGCAAGACCCTCTCGATCGACAGCGAGAACGTCCCCGCCCACTATGGACTGGGCCTGGCCTATGCCAAGCTGGGGCGAGGCCAGGCGACGGTGGAGACCCCGATCGACCCCAAGACTCCGGCGCTCGTCGAGTCCATCCCGGCTCTGGCTCAATCGATTAGCAAGCCGGGGGTGGACAAGGTCGAGACCTTGAAATCGCTCCGGGGGATGATCGGGGCACTGGTCAAGGGGCCGCCGCACGAGTCGGCCTCGCGGATCGATCCGATCTTCGAGACGGTCGAGGCGCTGGCCACGGCCTATGATCGCGAGGTCGACGTCGCGGCGAAGGCCTCGCTGGCAGCGACCCTCTCGGTCGCCCACAGGTCGCTACACGGCTTGTTCAAGCCCGACGAGAATGCCGAGGGGCGGGCGATCGCCATTGCCAGGCGCGACAGCAAGGCGGCCGACCAGAATGCTCAATCGATCGTGATCCATCCGATGCATCGCCCGGGGGCCCCGGGGATCGATGCCGAAACGAAGGCGGCCCAAGCCGACGCGGCTCCGGCCAAGATTCGGGGAGACGGCGAATGACCCGGCAGTCGAGGAACGCGGCATCCACCATGATTGCCGCGGCGGCATTCGCCCTGGTCGCGGGCTGCACCAAGCCCGTCCCGCCGCCGGTGCTGCCCAAGGCCGAGGCGCCCGTGGCCCCCAAGATCACCGAGCGCGCGACGTTGCCGACCGTGACGTTCAAGGACGTCACGGCGGAGTCGGGCCTCCATTTCATCCACGTGAGCGGGGCGGCCGGCGAGAAGCTCCTGCCC
It encodes:
- a CDS encoding multiheme c-type cytochrome codes for the protein MATTTTQPAARDRRGRAYIPAVGPRQRPWLWMVLGGFALLGANGVYLASVTAMTWLKGATQATSFYMLMVGLHIALGLALIVPFVVFGLVHLATSWKRPNKAAVVYGLILLAASIGILISGIVLVRIGWFEVRNPAVREAGYWLHVGLPLLAIALYVKHRLAGPMIRWYWARRLGLAVGLGVAAMAFLHTSDPNVLTARQNKEGKKYFRPSSAITSNGQYIPAQALMMDQYCLKCHKDAYDSWFHSSHHFSSFNNKAYMASVRETRQVSLERDGNTRAARWCAGCHDPVPFFSGEFDDPNYDDVNTPSSQAGITCTACHSITHVASTRGNADYRIEEPTHYPFAYSENPVLQWINNTLVKAKPELHKKTFLKPVIKDSKFCSTCHKVSLPYELNKYKDFLRGQNHWDTFALSGASGGGARSFYYPPVAKGKCIDCHMNLTSSDDFGAKDFAGTGDRSIHNHLFLGANTGLAALRGRADVAEAHAKYLKDAKVRIDLFALREGGGVEGEMLGPLRPKTPTLVPGKSYLVETVVRTVALGHPFSQGTVDSNEIWVELIARADGKVIGRSGGIDDRGQVDPYSHFINVYMLDRNGKRIDRRNPQDIFVPLYNKQIPPGAGQVVHFGLTVPEGTSGPITLEAKVNYRKFDRTYLTYLFGNEKFPELPVVVMASDSVALAVQGGPAAENKPSPIKEGWQRWNDYGIGLLLEGPDKGGSKGELLQAERAFKEVVELGKADGWVNLARVYQKEGRIPDAREALAKAAAHKEPAPPWVVAWLTGQINERNGYLDEAIANFESVLATRVPARKLDFSGDYEVINSLATALYSRSQQEKTGSPEAAAFLARSIEQSRKTLSIDSENVPAHYGLGLAYAKLGRGQATVETPIDPKTPALVESIPALAQSISKPGVDKVETLKSLRGMIGALVKGPPHESASRIDPIFETVEALATAYDREVDVAAKASLAATLSVAHRSLHGLFKPDENAEGRAIAIARRDSKAADQNAQSIVIHPMHRPGAPGIDAETKAAQADAAPAKIRGDGE
- a CDS encoding PEP-CTERM sorting domain-containing protein — its product is MPRLPLKLALLSAAVLAVQSAQAEPIVAGSTFLAGTAIQDITLLANSAFNPTGSDVTFEISGVGGIMLNRDTQVGNTITISTASGLFTGFNPNIGGYTFGSIPPLTPSDFGGSITDVVQDPNDPGFATGQASSFVSGNLIFGGASFGLAITSGPAAGAMLYTDPAVPFSFSATLDGLPPSAGTVLANAGTDVLNVLFNGQVVGYSSNRRIILSAPVPEPSSLMLSGAAIATLACLGRFRRRTI